From Pseudoalteromonas sp. R3, one genomic window encodes:
- a CDS encoding adenylate/guanylate cyclase domain-containing protein: MNFPQLWRKYYQQWVCGCFLIVLFMALQLLTLSPASPYGDAFKRLEGLGYDLRLKSALTLQSRSFLPIVIVDIDEPSLKQVGRFPWSRHVMARLQSQLADAGVAVIAYDILFSEPELNPAQQVLNHLTDTLPTVSQTLQTLAPTIDADSAFSSRLQDTDTVLGLLFEHQPDIQVGTLPETIFFSAVPASSLPVPAFAGHVANVPALQQQSPGSGFINSAPDSDGFIRNSMLLAKHQGQLYPALALEAARLYTMAEQVEVVTKPFGEGHSVEGIRLGTQLIPTDDYGRVNVPYRGPAFSFPYVSASDVLSGNIDSQLFDQAIVFVGTSAVGHADLRTTPVGVQYPGVEVHANVLEGLVFPELLPSRPNWMDGAVMMLLLLTGLLCVVILPRLEVLGIAVFTLCLCGLFVILSVYLWVELRLDLPQVAVLSMLISQAMILGSLGFVREHKERLQIKSIFDQYVPPAHIQAMLDNPDSVSMEGEKRDITVLFADIRSFTTISESLDAGRLKSYLNQYFSPITRIIFEHQGTIDKYVGDMVMAFWNAPLPVEHHPELAVRCAMAMQEEVDALQEPMREQSLPPFKIGIGLNTGDMNVGDMGSEYRRAYTVLGDAVNLGSRLEGLTKYYGVGILINETTHAQCPGLICRPIDKVKVKGKNQAVTVYEPICSSDALTPALRDELTAHQNAWTLYLSQQWQQALTAFTKLKELSPERKIYALMCERILTLQAHPPGEEWDGSYTHTSK, encoded by the coding sequence ATGAACTTCCCGCAACTATGGCGCAAATACTATCAACAGTGGGTGTGCGGTTGCTTTTTGATTGTTCTGTTTATGGCATTGCAACTATTAACCTTGTCTCCCGCCTCTCCTTACGGCGATGCCTTTAAACGACTTGAGGGGCTAGGTTATGATCTGCGCCTGAAGTCTGCACTCACCTTGCAATCGCGATCTTTCTTGCCCATTGTGATTGTCGATATCGACGAACCCAGCCTGAAACAAGTAGGCCGCTTCCCCTGGAGTCGCCATGTTATGGCGCGCTTACAGTCTCAACTGGCAGATGCCGGGGTAGCGGTTATCGCCTACGATATCCTGTTTTCAGAACCTGAACTTAATCCTGCACAGCAAGTACTTAATCACCTTACTGACACCTTACCGACAGTGTCTCAGACATTACAAACCCTGGCACCCACTATAGATGCCGACAGTGCATTCTCTTCTCGCTTGCAGGATACTGATACTGTTTTGGGTCTGTTATTTGAGCATCAGCCAGATATTCAGGTTGGTACATTGCCTGAAACGATTTTTTTCAGCGCAGTGCCAGCATCGTCATTGCCGGTCCCTGCCTTTGCCGGACATGTTGCCAACGTGCCAGCTCTGCAGCAACAAAGTCCAGGAAGCGGCTTTATCAACAGTGCCCCGGATAGCGACGGCTTTATTCGCAACTCTATGTTACTGGCTAAACATCAGGGCCAGCTTTATCCGGCACTGGCACTGGAAGCAGCCCGACTCTACACCATGGCCGAACAAGTAGAAGTCGTCACCAAACCGTTTGGTGAGGGACACAGTGTAGAAGGGATCCGCCTCGGAACTCAGTTGATCCCAACCGATGATTACGGTCGGGTGAATGTTCCCTACAGGGGCCCCGCCTTCAGTTTTCCCTATGTTTCTGCTAGTGACGTATTGAGCGGCAATATCGACTCTCAACTATTCGATCAGGCAATTGTGTTTGTGGGTACATCGGCGGTCGGCCACGCCGACTTACGAACCACACCAGTCGGTGTCCAATACCCGGGTGTCGAAGTGCACGCCAATGTACTCGAGGGGCTGGTATTCCCCGAGCTGTTGCCCAGCCGACCAAACTGGATGGATGGGGCCGTCATGATGCTATTACTGCTCACAGGATTACTCTGTGTGGTTATTTTACCGCGGCTTGAGGTCCTGGGGATCGCAGTATTTACACTGTGTCTGTGCGGGCTATTTGTCATACTGAGCGTTTATTTATGGGTCGAATTACGGCTGGACTTGCCACAGGTTGCCGTACTATCCATGTTGATCAGCCAGGCGATGATACTGGGCAGCCTGGGCTTTGTTCGCGAACACAAAGAGCGACTGCAAATTAAGTCGATTTTCGACCAATATGTACCGCCTGCTCATATACAGGCCATGCTGGACAACCCGGATAGTGTTTCCATGGAGGGTGAAAAACGAGATATTACTGTGCTGTTTGCAGATATTCGCTCCTTTACAACTATCTCTGAATCATTGGATGCAGGCCGCCTCAAATCCTACCTCAACCAGTACTTTTCACCCATTACACGCATTATTTTTGAGCACCAGGGCACCATAGACAAATATGTTGGGGACATGGTGATGGCTTTCTGGAACGCCCCCTTACCCGTTGAGCACCATCCGGAGCTTGCTGTGCGATGTGCTATGGCCATGCAAGAGGAAGTGGATGCACTACAAGAACCAATGCGCGAGCAATCATTGCCGCCTTTTAAAATAGGGATTGGACTCAATACCGGAGACATGAACGTAGGAGACATGGGCTCAGAGTATCGTCGCGCTTATACCGTTTTGGGTGATGCTGTAAACCTGGGCTCACGCCTTGAAGGTCTGACGAAATACTATGGGGTCGGCATATTGATTAATGAAACCACACACGCACAGTGCCCCGGGCTTATTTGTCGCCCAATCGACAAGGTGAAAGTAAAAGGAAAAAACCAGGCCGTCACTGTGTATGAGCCCATTTGTAGCAGCGATGCGCTAACCCCTGCGCTACGTGATGAATTAACGGCACATCAAAATGCCTGGACGCTTTATTTATCTCAACAATGGCAGCAGGCACTGACAGCTTTTACTAAACTTAAAGAGCTGTCACCTGAGCGAAAAATCTATGCGCTAATGTGTGAGCGTATCCTGACATTGCAGGCGCATCCGCCTGGTGAAGAGTGGGATGGCAGCTACACCCATACATCGAAATAG